In Citrus sinensis cultivar Valencia sweet orange chromosome 4, DVS_A1.0, whole genome shotgun sequence, one DNA window encodes the following:
- the LOC102607086 gene encoding serine carboxypeptidase-like 27, translated as MGKQNKGLFSSLLCVLGLAIVLFPSPVSAIFKEQEKDRIIKLPGQPPNVNFSQYSGYITVDRKAGRALFYWLVEAPVDRQPASKPLVLWLNGGPGCSSVAYGASEEVGPFRVRRDGKRLKLNPYAWNREANILFLDSPAGVGFSYTKTREDIYTVGDKRTGKDAYTFLVNWFVRFPQYKHRPFYLAGESYAGHYIPELCQVIVRGNKGVKNPIINFKGFLLGNPLIDDYFDNIGTHEYWWNHGLISDSTYQDLKKFCPHETFLFPKNECESALSRAYSEFADVNPYSIYSSPCFESGTLKRNLQLPLPWKFRGVDECVVKYTKVYMNRLDVQKALHADVSLINHPWASCSSVIRGKWSDSPKSMLPIFKELIAAGIRIWVYSGDTDAILPLTATRYSIGSLKLETNISWYAWLDDHFQVGGWSQVYKGLTYVTVRGAGHEVPLSQPRLALLLFNYFLKNKPLPATMPS; from the exons ATGGGAAAGCAAAATAAGGGCTTGTTCAGCTCTTTGCTCTGTGTTTTGGGGCTCGCTATTGTGTTGTTCCCATCTCCAGTTTCTGCAATTTTCAAAGAGCAGGAGAAGGATAGGATCATCAAGCTACCAGGGCAGCCACCAAATGTGAACTTCTCGCAGTACTCTGGCTACATTACCGTGGATCGGAAAGCGGGCCGGGCCTTGTTTTATTGGCTGGTTGAGGCCCCGGTAGATAGACAGCCAGCGTCAAAGCCTCTGGTCCTGTGGCTCAACGGTGGGCCAGGGTGCTCCTCCGTGGCATATGGGGCCTCTGAGGAGGTTGGGCCCTTTCGGGTACGGCGGGACGGGAAAAGACTGAAATTGAATCCCTATGCTTGGAATAGAG AGGCTAATATACTGTTCCTGGATTCGCCGGCCGGCGTCGGGTTTTCCTATACAAAGACTAGAGAAGATATATACACGGTTGGCGACAAAAGGACAG GTAAAGATGCTTACACATTTCTCGTCAACTGGTTTGTGAGATTCCCTCAGTACAAGCATAGGCCTTTCTACCTTGCTGGTGAAAGTTATGCag GCCATTATATTCCTGAACTATGTCAAGTTATTGTCCGAGGCAATAAAGGTGTCAAAAATCCTATAATTAACTTCAAAGGTTTCTTG CTGGGGAATCCATTAATAgatgattattttgataacATAGGCACACATGAATATTGGTGGAACCATGGGTTAATTTCTGACTCAACATACCAagatttgaagaaattttGTCCACACGAGACATTCCTCTTCCCAAAAAATGAATGTGAAAGTGCTCTCTCCCGAGCTTATTCAGAATTTGCAGATGTCAATCCTTATAGCATTTACAGCTCCCCTTGCTTTGAATCTGGCACTCTCAAACGCAATTTACAGCTTCCCCTG CCATGGAAATTCAGAGGGGTGGATGAATGCGTTGTTAAGTACACAAAAGTGTACATGAATCGTTTGGATGTTCAAAAGGCTCTTCATGCAGATGTTTCTCTGATTAATCATCCTTGGGCATCTTGCAG CTCTGTCATTAGAGGCAAGTGGTCTGACTCTCCAAAATCCATGCTTCCTATTTTCAAAGAACTTATAGCAGCTGGAATTAGAATCTGGGTGTATAG TGGTGACACAGATGCCATTTTGCCGCTGACTGCAACTCGATATTCCATCGGTTCCCTAAAGCTTGAAACCAATATCAGCTGGTATGCTTGGTTGGATGATCACTTTCAG GTTGGAGGTTGGAGCCAAGTATACAAGGGGCTGACATATGTGACAGTGAGGGGAGCAGGGCATGAGGTTCCATTGAGCCAACCTCGACTGGCattgttattgtttaattACTTTCTCAAGAATAAGCCCCTGCCAGCCACAATGCCTTCGTAA
- the LOC102606795 gene encoding tetraspanin-6, translated as MYRFSNTVIGFLNLFTLLASIPIIGAGLWMARSSTTCESFLQTPLLVIGFVVLIVSLAGFIGACFNVAWALWVYLVVMLFLIATLMALTIFGFVVTSQGGGVQVPGRVYKEYHLQDYSPWLRNRVMDPNYWSTIRSCLLGSKTCAKLALWTPLDYLERDMTPIQSGCCKPPTSCNYNMPTMAQDPDCYRWNNAPTLLCYECDSCKAGVLEDVRRDWHKLSVLNIVMLVVLIGIYSIGCCAFQNTRRAQTDYPYGENQMTKVRPRWDYYWWRWWKDMRERLW; from the exons ATGTATCGGTTCAGCAACACAGTCATCGGATTCTTGAACCTCTTTACACTCTTGGCTTCGATTCCGATCATCGGCGCAGGCCTGTGGATGGCAAGGAGCAGCACAACTTGTGAAAGCTTCCTTCAAACTCCTCTTCTAGTGATAGGTTTTGTTGTGCTGATAGTTTCTCTTGCTGGCTTCATTGGTGCATGCTTTAACGTTGCATGGGCACTATGGGTGTACTTAGTAGTCATGTTGTTTCTTATTGCCACCTTGATGGCTTTAACCATTTTTGGGTTTGTGGTTACAAGCCAAGGTGGTGGAGTCCAGGTTCCTGGGAGGGTGTATAAAGAATATCACCTTCAAGATTATTCACCTTGGTTGAGAAACAGGGTTATGGATCCTAATTATTGGAGTACTATTAGAAGCTGCTTGTTGGGTTCAAAAACTTGTGCCAAACTTGCCCTTTGGACTCCTCTTGATTATCTTGAAAGAGATATGACTCCCATACAG TCTGGATGTTGTAAGCCACCAACATCATGCAATTACAATATGCCAACTATGGCACAAGATCCGGATTGCTACCGGTGGAACAATGCACCGACATTGCTTTGCTATGAGTGTGATTCGTGTAAAGCTGGGGTGCTTGAAGATGTGAGAAGGGACTGGCACAAGCTCTCAGTGCTTAACATTGTGATGCTTGTGGTTTTGATTGGGATTTATTCAATTGGGTGTTGTGCttttcaaaatacaagaagGGCACAAACGGATTACCCGTATGGCGAAAACCAGATGACCAAAGTCCGACCCAGATGGGACTATTATTG GTGGAGATGGTGGAAAGACATGAGAGAACGGCTTTGGTGA
- the LOC102631395 gene encoding MLO-like protein 12, with the protein MAEKKVYERTLEETPTWAVAAVFFVLIAVSVVIEHLIHIIGKWLNNRHKKALFEAVEKVKAELMLLGFISLLLTVLQEPISGICVSKSVANSWHPCTDKLEKDAYSSDNKESRRRLLSFLDSGTASTRRSLATKGYDKCADEGKVAFVSAYGIHQLHIFIFVLAIFHVLYCLFTLALGRTKMKKWKAWENETKTIEYQYYNDPERFRFARDTSFGRRHLNIWSKSSISLWIVCFFRQFLGSVNKIDYHTLRHGFIMAHLAPGSETKFDFQKYISRSLEEDFKDVVGITPILWFIATLFLLTNTHGWFAYLWLPFIPLFIILLVGAKLQVIITKLGLRIQERGDVVKGAPVVQPGDDLFWFGRPRFILFLIHLVLFQNAFQLAFFSWSTYEFALKSCFHKKTEDIAIRISMGVLIQILCSYVTLPLYALVTQMGSTMKPTIFNDRVAAALKNWHHIAKKHTKQGRLSGSNTPMSSRPQTPTHGMSPVHLLHNYPNSSYHSNFEHEHWDPENQIRSPRHHREIMNESPPHYAESSEQEVAALEEPRQIEMQLPPGPGFIHTHHEFSFGK; encoded by the exons ATGGCGGAGAAAAAGGTTTATGAGCGTACGTTGGAGGAAACTCCAACATGGGCTGTTGCTGCGGTCTTTTTTGTGTTGATTGCCGTTTCAGTCGTCATTGAACATCTCATTCACATTATTGGAAAG TGGTTGAATAACAGACACAAGAAAGCTCTCTTCGAAGCAGttgaaaaagttaaagcaG AGCTCATGCTATTGGGGTTCATATCATTGCTGCTGACAGTGTTACAAGAACCAATTTCTGGTATTTGTGTATCAAAGAGTGTTGCAAATTCTTGGCATCCTTGCACtgacaaattagaaaaagatgcaTATAGCAGTGATAATAAAGAGAGTCGCCGGAGACTTCTTTCGTTTCTTGATTCCGGAACAGCCAGCACTCGCCGGAGTTTAGCAACTAAAGGTTATGACAAATGCGCGGATGAG gGCAAAGTTGCATTTGTATCTGCATATGGGATTCATCAGCTCCATATATTCATATTTGTTTTAGCTATCTTTCATGTCCTTTACTGCTTATTCACCTTGGCTTTGGGAAGAACaaag ATGAAGAAATGGAAGGCATGGGAGAATGAGACAAAGACAATTGAGTACCAATACTACAATG ATCCAGAAAGGTTTCGGTTTGCAAGGGACACTTCATTTGGTCGTAGGCATTTGAATATTTGGAGTAAATCATCAATCAGCTTGTGGATT GTTTGCTTCTTCAGGCAATTCCTTGGATCTGTTAACAAAATTGATTACCACACACTGAGACATGGATTCATCATG GCTCATTTGGCTCCTGgaagtgaaacaaaattcgATTTTCAGAAATACATCAGCAGATCGCTTGAAGAAGATTTCAAAGATGTTGTGGGAATAACTCCAATTCTATGGTTCATTGCAACGTTGTTCTTGCTCACCAATACACATG GATGGTTTGCTTACTTGTGGTTACCATTTATCCCCTTATTT ATAATTCTGTTGGTGGGGGCTAAGCTACAAGTGATCATAACGAAACTGGGGCTGAGAATTCAAGAGAGAGGTGATGTGGTGAAGGGGGCACCTGTGGTTCAGCCTGGTGATGACCTTTTCTGGTTCGGACGCCCGCGGTTCATTCTCTTTCTCATTCACTTGGTTCTTTTTCag AATGCATTTCAGCTGGCATTTTTCAGTTGGAGCACG TATGAATTTGCGCTTAAATCTTGCTTCCACAAGAAAACTGAGGATATAGCTATCAGAATCTCAATGGG GGTGCTCATTCAGATTCTATGCAGTTATGTGACACTACCTCTATATGCCTTAGTGACACag ATGGGATCTACAATGAAACCAACAATATTTAATGATAGAGTGGCAGCAGCACTGAAAAACTGGCACCATATTGCCAAAAAACACACAAAACAGGGCAGGCTTTCTGGGAGTAACACACCAATGTCAAGCAGGCCACAAACTCCTACACATGGAATGTCACCGGTCCATCTCTTGCATAATTACCCGAACAGCAGCTACCACTCGAACTTCGAGCACGAGCATTGGGATCCCGAGAATCAGATTCGTTCGCCGCGCCACCACCGCGAGATCATGAATGAGTCTCCTCCACATTATGCAGAATCTAGTGAACAAGAAGTGGCAGCACTTGAAGAGCCTAGGCAAATTGAAATGCAGCTGCCTCCAGGTCCCGGATTCATTCATACACATCACGAATTTTCATTTGGGAAATGA
- the LOC102630874 gene encoding uncharacterized protein LOC102630874 isoform X2, which produces MEVRPNPTVENLRATAAASSKQPVSSPNTVDTTSVTQRLQKELMSLMMSGGDLGVSAFPEGESIFTWIGTIEGGKGTMYEGLSYKLSLRFPLDYPFKPPQVKFETMCFHPNVDQYGNICLDILQDKWSSAYDCRTILLSIQSLLGEPNPESPLNSYAAALLNNKEDYRKMVQKQYFAGEFES; this is translated from the exons ATGGAGGTGCGGCCAAATCCGACGGTTGAAAATTTACGTGCAACTGCCGCTGCTTCGTCGAAGCAGCCTGTCTCTTCTCCTAACACCGTCGATACAACATCCGTTACTcaaag GCTTCAGAAGGAATTGATGTCTCTTATG ATGAGTGGAGGTGATCTTGGGGTCTCGGCCTTTCCTGAAGGCGAGAGCATTTTCACTTGGATTGGCACAATCGAGGGTGGAAAGGGAACTATGTATGAGGGTTTATCATACAAACTTTCTTTGCGTTTTCCTCTGGATTATCCTTTCAAGCCACCCCAAGTCAAGTTTGAAACTATGTGCTTCCATCCAAATGTTGATCAGTATGGCAACATATGCCTAGACATCCTTCAG GACAAGTGGTCTTCAGCGTATGATTGCAGAACGATTCTTTTGTCCATTCAAAGTTTACTGGGAG AGCCTAATCCAGAGAGCCCTCTCAACAGCTATGCTGCAGCTCTGTTGAACAATAAGGAAG ATTACAGAAAAATGGTCCAGAAACAGTACTTTGCTGGAGAATTTGAGAGCTAA
- the LOC102630874 gene encoding uncharacterized protein LOC102630874 isoform X1 produces MEVRPNPTVENLRATAAASSKQPVSSPNTVDTTSVTQRLQKELMSLMVSILSNFIGSKNAGRIKKCEMSGGDLGVSAFPEGESIFTWIGTIEGGKGTMYEGLSYKLSLRFPLDYPFKPPQVKFETMCFHPNVDQYGNICLDILQDKWSSAYDCRTILLSIQSLLGEPNPESPLNSYAAALLNNKEDYRKMVQKQYFAGEFES; encoded by the exons ATGGAGGTGCGGCCAAATCCGACGGTTGAAAATTTACGTGCAACTGCCGCTGCTTCGTCGAAGCAGCCTGTCTCTTCTCCTAACACCGTCGATACAACATCCGTTACTcaaag GCTTCAGAAGGAATTGATGTCTCTTATGGTAAGTATTCTTTCGAACTTTATTGGTTCTAAAAATGCGGGAAGAATCAAGAAATGTGAA ATGAGTGGAGGTGATCTTGGGGTCTCGGCCTTTCCTGAAGGCGAGAGCATTTTCACTTGGATTGGCACAATCGAGGGTGGAAAGGGAACTATGTATGAGGGTTTATCATACAAACTTTCTTTGCGTTTTCCTCTGGATTATCCTTTCAAGCCACCCCAAGTCAAGTTTGAAACTATGTGCTTCCATCCAAATGTTGATCAGTATGGCAACATATGCCTAGACATCCTTCAG GACAAGTGGTCTTCAGCGTATGATTGCAGAACGATTCTTTTGTCCATTCAAAGTTTACTGGGAG AGCCTAATCCAGAGAGCCCTCTCAACAGCTATGCTGCAGCTCTGTTGAACAATAAGGAAG ATTACAGAAAAATGGTCCAGAAACAGTACTTTGCTGGAGAATTTGAGAGCTAA
- the LOC102630569 gene encoding rhomboid-like protein 19 — protein MSSPAGGSLLFTGFTKLCKGLAVVLVGGHILVQLLPASVSVLALIPARTIPFAWNLLTAGYIEQTVHGVVVSTLGLLFMGKLLEPVWGSKEFLKFIFIVNFLTSLCIFITAVALYYITRLETYLYMPLSGFQGVLAGFLVGIKQIVPDQELYLLKIKAKWLPSLMLLLSIAISFFTAESAAYLPTLIFGTYMGWIYLRYLQKKPETKLSGDPSDDFAFSSFFPEFIRPVIDPIASIFHRMLCGRRTETSGDDHGYTLGGASLPGSDPIEASRRRERGARALEERLATEKLAAAQSVEESKKDAAENV, from the exons ATGAGTTCGCCGGCA GGCGGGAGCTTGTTGTTTACTGGATTCACTAAACTGTGCAAAGGTCTAGCAGTGGTGCTTGTTGGCGGTCACATTTTAGTTCAGCTTTTGCCTGCATCCGTCAGTGTTCTTGCTTTAATTCCTGCTag GACAATTCCTTTTGCTTGGAACCTCTTAACTGCTGGTTATATTGAGCAAACAGTTCATGGG GTGGTGGTCAGCACTCTTGGTCTCCTTTTCATGGGGAAGTTGCTTGAACCTGTATGGGGTTCTAAGGAGTTCCTGAAGTTCATTTTTATAGTGAACTTTCTTACTTCTTTATGCATTTTCATTACTGCCGTTGCCTTGTACTACATAACAAGGCTGGAAACCTACCT CTACATGCCGCTTTCTGGCTTCCAGGGGGTCCTTGCAGGATTCTTGGTCGGCATCAAGCAGATTGTACCTGACCAGGAGCtgtatttattgaaaataaaagcaaag TGGTTGCCATCTCTTATGCTCTTGCTGTCCATTGCCATAAGCTTCTTTACAGCAGAGTCAGCAGCATACCTTCCTACTTTAATATTTGGTACATATATGGGCTGGATTTACCTTAGATACCTGCAGAAAAAACCAGAAACAAAACTTAGTGGTGACCCCAGCGATGATTTTGCATTCTCTTCATTCTTTCCTGAATTTATTAG ACCAGTCATAGATCCAATCGCATCAATATTTCATCGGATGTTGTGTGGAAGAAGAACTGAAACATCTGGTGATGATCACGGTTATACTTTGGGAGGTGCATCATTGCCTGGTTCAGACCCCATTGAGGCATCTAGGAGAAG AGAAAGGGGGGCTAGAGCGCTGGAGGAAAGATTGGCCACTGAGAAGTTGGCTGCGGCACAGAGTGTGGAAGAGTCTAAAAAAGATGCTGCAGAGAATGTCTGA
- the LOC102630269 gene encoding uncharacterized protein LOC102630269 isoform X1: protein MSISLASASTSITALRSIRTTPKRSKRSRQARVIGDFSHFGDAVRKDMEFLKKRIGKGIGWANQTFRLPQVSKTLDDVLWLRNLEDPRAAELEPCDWPQPSYPGLTGADLLMADLKALEAYANYFYHMLKIWSKPLPEVYNPQDVADYFNCRPHIVGLRLLEVGSCFLSAVIRIRTSRIRKFLRSDLEKDFDGNISQYNFGMILKETVLNLGPTFIKVGQSLSTRPDIIGSDISKALSELHDQIPPFPRSIAMKIIEEELGSPVESFFSFISEEPVAAASFGQVYHGSTLDGSIVAVKVQRPNLRHVVVRDIYILRIGLGLLQKIAKRKSDLRLYADELGKGLVGELDYTLEAANASEFQESHSPFPFIHVPKVFRYLSRKRVLTMEWMVGESPTDLISLSTGSSVDGSSTHLDRQKLDAKWRLLDLVNKGVEATLVQLLETGILHADPHPGNLRYTSSGQIGFLDFGLLCRMERKHQFAMLASIVHIVNGDWQSLVHSLTEMDVVRPGTNTLRVTMDLEDALGEVEFKDGIPDVKFSRVLGKIWSIALKYHFRMPPYYTLVLRSLASLEGLAIAGDPHFKTFEAAYPFVIQKLLTENSVATRKILHSVVFNKKKEFQWQRLSLFLRVGATRKGLQQVIAPKTETTLDYLPNRVGVFDAANLVLRLLRTNDGVVLRRLLMTADGASLIRAFVSKEASFFRHELCRVIADALYQWMCEALGRGIPVTRSSQLRVAGGSDKRELEPSSGLSATIYDYQSFLKDRRLKVIFSKILDPVRRDPVLMLRLCWAAFVMLVKASALACQRMLVSLSEAYLGPVLAPKRFAISASNS, encoded by the exons atgtcaatttcGTTGGCCTCGGCTTCGACGTCTATAACGGCCCTCCGTTCGATAAGAACGACGCCGAAGAGGAGCAAGCGGAGCCGACAAGCGAGAGTGATTGGAGATTTTAGTCACTTTGGTGATGCAGTGCGGAAAGACATGGAgttcttgaagaaaagaattgGCAAAGGAATCGGATGGGCAAATCAGACATTTCGCCTTCCTCAGGTTTCCAAAACCCTCGACGATGTTCTTTGGCTTCGAAATCTCGAGGATCCCCGGGCTGCTGAGTTGGAGCCTTGTGATTGGCCGCAGCCTTCTTATCCAG GACTCACTGGTGCGGATTTGTTAATGGCTGATCTCAAGGCATTGGAAGCATATGCTAACTATTTCTACCATATGTTAAAGATTTGGTCGAAGCCACTTCCAGAAGTTTACAATCCACAAGATGTTGCTGATTATTTCAATTGCAGGCCTCATATAGTAGGCCTTCGACTTCTTGAG GTTGGTTCTTGCTTTCTTTCTGCTGTGATCAGAATTCGAACCTCAAGAATAAGAAAGTTCTTGAGATCAGATCTAGAGAAAGATTTTGATGGGAACATTTCACAATACAATTTTGGGAtgattttgaaagaaacagTGTTAAATTTGGGACCTACTTTTATCAAAG TTGGTCAGTCGCTTTCCACAAGGCCAGATATTATTGGTTCTGATATTTCCAAG GCATTGTCTGAACTGCATGATCAAATTCCTCCCTTTCCCAGATCTATAgcaatgaaaataattgagGAAGAATTAGGTTCTCCTGTCGAATCATTCTTCAGCTTCATCTCTGAGGAACCTGTAGCAGCAGCGTCATTTGGTCag GTATACCATGGAAGCACGCTTGATGGTTCTATTGTTGCTGTGAAAGTTCAACGTCCTAATCTGCGTCATGTAGTTGTGcgagatatatatattcttcGCATTGGG TTGGGTTTATTGCAAAAGATAGCAAAGAGGAAAAGTGATCTTCGCCTATATGCTGATGAGCTTGGAAAAGGCTTGGTTGGGGAGTTGGATTACACTTTAGAGGCTGCAAATGCTTCCGAGTTTCAG GAATCTCATTCGCCGTTTCCGTTCATCCATGTTCCAAAagtttttagatatttaagtCGCAAGAGAGTTTTAACAATGGAGTGGATGGTTGGTGAGAGTCCAACTGATTTAATCTCTTTATCTACTGGTAGTTCTGTAGATGGTAGCTCAACACATTTAGACCGGCAGAAGCTTGATGCAAAATGGCGTCTTCTTGATCTG GTTAACAAAGGAGTGGAGGCAACACTTGTCCAACTCCTGGAAACTGGCATATTGCATGCAGATCCACATCCTGGAAACTTGCGTTACACATCATCAGGACAAATAGG GTTTTTGGATTTTGGTTTGCTTTGTCGGATGGAAAGGAAGCATCAGTTTGCCATGCTTGCTTCCATTGTACATATAGTAAATGGAGACTGGCAGTCCCTTGTTCATTCTCTGACTGAAATGGATGTTGTGAGGCCAGGAACCAATACACTACGTGTTACCATG GATCTGGAGGATGCTTTGGGAGAGGTGGAATTTAAGGATGGAATCCCTGATGTCAAGTTCAGCAGG GTACTTGGTAAAATATGGTCTATTGCCCTCAAGTACCATTTCCGCATGCCACCCTACTATACACTTGTCCTACGGTCTCTTGCATCTTTAGAAG GTTTGGCAATAGCTGGAGATCCACATTTCAAGACATTTGAAGCTGCATACCCTTTTGTTATTCAGAAACTTCTGACTGAAAATTCTGTCGCTACAAGAAAAATCTTACATTCG GTGGTTTTCAACAAAAAGAAGGAATTCCAGTGGCAGAGGCTCTCTCTTTTCCTAAGAGTCGGTGCGACTAG GAAAGGCTTGCAGCAGGTAATAGCACCAAAGACTGAAACAACTCTTGACTATTTACCTAATAGAGTTGGTGTTTTTGATGCTGCGAATTTGGTCTTGAGGCTTTTACGAACTAACGATGGTGTCGTGCTAAGAAGGCTCTTAATGACAGCA GATGGAGCTTCATTGATCAGAGCCTTTGTTTCCAAAGAAGCAAGCTTCTTTCGCCATGAACTATGCAGGGTCATTGCTGATGCTCTGTACCAATGGATGTGTGAAGCTCTTGGAAGAGGCATTCCAGTTACTCGTAGTTCCCAACTAAGGGTAGCCGGGGGGTCTGATAAAAGAGAGTTAGAGCCATCTTCCGGATTATCCGCAACCATTTATGATTACCAATCTTTCTTGAAAGACAGGCGGctcaaagtaattttttcaaagattcTTGATCCTGTGAGGAGAGATCCAGTATTGATGCTGAGGTTATGCTGGGCTGCATTTGTTATGCTTGTCAAAGCTTCAGCTCTCGCTTGTCAGAGAATGTTAGTCTCTTTATCTGAAGCCTACTTGGGCCCAGTATTAGCTCCCAAGCGATTTGCAATCAGTGCCTCAAACTCTTAG
- the LOC102630269 gene encoding uncharacterized protein LOC102630269 isoform X2 — protein MSISLASASTSITALRSIRTTPKRSKRSRQARVIGDFSHFGDAVRKDMEFLKKRIGKGIGWANQTFRLPQVSKTLDDVLWLRNLEDPRAAELEPCDWPQPSYPGLTGADLLMADLKALEAYANYFYHMLKIWSKPLPEVYNPQDVADYFNCRPHIVGLRLLEVGSCFLSAVIRIRTSRIRKFLRSDLEKDFDGNISQYNFGMILKETVLNLGPTFIKVGQSLSTRPDIIGSDISKALSELHDQIPPFPRSIAMKIIEEELGSPVESFFSFISEEPVAAASFGQVYHGSTLDGSIVAVKVQRPNLRHVVVRDIYILRIGLGLLQKIAKRKSDLRLYADELGKGLVGELDYTLEAANASEFQESHSPFPFIHVPKVFRYLSRKRVLTMEWMVGESPTDLISLSTGSSVDGSSTHLDRQKLDAKWRLLDLVNKGVEATLVQLLETGILHADPHPGNLRYTSSGQIGFLDFGLLCRMERKHQFAMLASIVHIVNGDWQSLVHSLTEMDVVRPGTNTLRVTMDLEDALGEVEFKDGIPDVKFSRVRSIS, from the exons atgtcaatttcGTTGGCCTCGGCTTCGACGTCTATAACGGCCCTCCGTTCGATAAGAACGACGCCGAAGAGGAGCAAGCGGAGCCGACAAGCGAGAGTGATTGGAGATTTTAGTCACTTTGGTGATGCAGTGCGGAAAGACATGGAgttcttgaagaaaagaattgGCAAAGGAATCGGATGGGCAAATCAGACATTTCGCCTTCCTCAGGTTTCCAAAACCCTCGACGATGTTCTTTGGCTTCGAAATCTCGAGGATCCCCGGGCTGCTGAGTTGGAGCCTTGTGATTGGCCGCAGCCTTCTTATCCAG GACTCACTGGTGCGGATTTGTTAATGGCTGATCTCAAGGCATTGGAAGCATATGCTAACTATTTCTACCATATGTTAAAGATTTGGTCGAAGCCACTTCCAGAAGTTTACAATCCACAAGATGTTGCTGATTATTTCAATTGCAGGCCTCATATAGTAGGCCTTCGACTTCTTGAG GTTGGTTCTTGCTTTCTTTCTGCTGTGATCAGAATTCGAACCTCAAGAATAAGAAAGTTCTTGAGATCAGATCTAGAGAAAGATTTTGATGGGAACATTTCACAATACAATTTTGGGAtgattttgaaagaaacagTGTTAAATTTGGGACCTACTTTTATCAAAG TTGGTCAGTCGCTTTCCACAAGGCCAGATATTATTGGTTCTGATATTTCCAAG GCATTGTCTGAACTGCATGATCAAATTCCTCCCTTTCCCAGATCTATAgcaatgaaaataattgagGAAGAATTAGGTTCTCCTGTCGAATCATTCTTCAGCTTCATCTCTGAGGAACCTGTAGCAGCAGCGTCATTTGGTCag GTATACCATGGAAGCACGCTTGATGGTTCTATTGTTGCTGTGAAAGTTCAACGTCCTAATCTGCGTCATGTAGTTGTGcgagatatatatattcttcGCATTGGG TTGGGTTTATTGCAAAAGATAGCAAAGAGGAAAAGTGATCTTCGCCTATATGCTGATGAGCTTGGAAAAGGCTTGGTTGGGGAGTTGGATTACACTTTAGAGGCTGCAAATGCTTCCGAGTTTCAG GAATCTCATTCGCCGTTTCCGTTCATCCATGTTCCAAAagtttttagatatttaagtCGCAAGAGAGTTTTAACAATGGAGTGGATGGTTGGTGAGAGTCCAACTGATTTAATCTCTTTATCTACTGGTAGTTCTGTAGATGGTAGCTCAACACATTTAGACCGGCAGAAGCTTGATGCAAAATGGCGTCTTCTTGATCTG GTTAACAAAGGAGTGGAGGCAACACTTGTCCAACTCCTGGAAACTGGCATATTGCATGCAGATCCACATCCTGGAAACTTGCGTTACACATCATCAGGACAAATAGG GTTTTTGGATTTTGGTTTGCTTTGTCGGATGGAAAGGAAGCATCAGTTTGCCATGCTTGCTTCCATTGTACATATAGTAAATGGAGACTGGCAGTCCCTTGTTCATTCTCTGACTGAAATGGATGTTGTGAGGCCAGGAACCAATACACTACGTGTTACCATG GATCTGGAGGATGCTTTGGGAGAGGTGGAATTTAAGGATGGAATCCCTGATGTCAAGTTCAGCAGGGTGAGAAGTATATCTTGA